A stretch of the Thermincola ferriacetica genome encodes the following:
- a CDS encoding APC family permease: MTTAVFRATKKFLLGRPLRTSRLMQERLGKARALAVFSSDALSSVAYATEEILMVLVTAGTAALRLSLPVALVISALLVILITSYRQTIYAYPNGGGAYIVAKDNLGTAPGLVAAAALLTDYVLTVAVSISAGVAAITSAFPALLEYRVAICLFFIALVTLANLRGMKESATIFAVPTYIFVFSIYIMIFAGLIKYFTGSYVPTHAMATAGPAQGVTLYLILRAFSSGCSALTGVEAISNGVPAFRPPESKNAGITLVWMGSILMTMFVGITLLARFFGIVPVHDQTVVSQIAAAIFGRSPLYFLIQASTTAILVLAANTSFADFPRLASLLAKDGFMPRFMAMRGDKLVFSNGIITLGFLSAILVIIFGGSTHALIPLYAVGVFLSFTLSQSGMVVHWLKTKEKGWVNHALINGLGALATSIAVVIIARTKFLYGAWVVIIIIPVLVLTFLKIHRHYSEITAELDPNGCACYRKLNPIIIVPIANINKVVINTIEYAKSMTDNIIPVHICISEEGAGRLKEEWKKWNFGVDLLVIPSPYRSIFGPLLRFIDRVEARAGENDKVTVLIPEFVPRKWWHYFLHNQTGMWLKFLLLMRKDIVISSVPYHLKK; this comes from the coding sequence ATGACAACGGCTGTTTTTCGGGCAACCAAAAAATTTTTGTTGGGCCGGCCATTGCGCACTTCCAGGCTGATGCAGGAACGTCTGGGCAAAGCCAGGGCTTTGGCAGTTTTTTCTTCTGATGCTTTATCCTCCGTTGCTTACGCCACGGAAGAAATTTTAATGGTATTGGTTACGGCAGGCACTGCCGCCCTGCGTTTGTCTTTGCCGGTAGCTCTGGTTATTTCGGCGTTACTGGTTATACTCATAACCTCCTATCGCCAGACTATTTATGCATATCCGAACGGAGGCGGGGCTTATATAGTAGCCAAGGATAACCTTGGTACCGCCCCAGGATTGGTGGCAGCCGCAGCTTTATTGACTGATTATGTCCTTACCGTGGCCGTAAGTATTTCAGCAGGAGTAGCGGCCATTACATCTGCCTTCCCTGCACTTCTTGAATACAGGGTAGCCATCTGCCTCTTTTTCATAGCCCTGGTTACCCTGGCCAACCTCAGGGGAATGAAAGAATCAGCCACCATATTTGCAGTACCGACTTATATTTTCGTTTTCAGTATATACATTATGATTTTTGCGGGGCTCATCAAATATTTTACCGGTTCTTATGTTCCGACTCACGCCATGGCGACTGCGGGGCCGGCGCAGGGTGTTACCCTGTACCTTATTCTCAGGGCCTTTTCTTCAGGTTGCTCTGCTCTGACCGGCGTGGAAGCAATCAGCAACGGAGTGCCTGCTTTCCGGCCACCAGAGTCAAAAAATGCCGGGATAACCCTGGTTTGGATGGGTAGTATCCTGATGACCATGTTTGTTGGAATTACGCTCCTGGCCAGGTTTTTCGGGATTGTACCCGTTCATGACCAGACAGTGGTGTCGCAAATTGCCGCTGCCATCTTTGGCCGTTCGCCGCTTTATTTCCTGATCCAGGCCAGTACAACGGCTATTTTGGTCCTGGCCGCCAACACCAGTTTTGCCGATTTTCCCCGATTGGCTTCTCTTTTGGCCAAAGATGGGTTTATGCCCAGGTTTATGGCCATGCGCGGGGATAAATTAGTATTTTCCAACGGCATTATCACCCTTGGGTTCCTGTCAGCCATACTGGTAATTATATTCGGCGGTTCTACCCATGCCTTAATTCCTTTGTATGCCGTAGGAGTCTTCCTCTCTTTTACCCTTTCCCAAAGCGGCATGGTCGTACACTGGCTAAAAACCAAGGAAAAAGGCTGGGTAAATCACGCGCTGATTAATGGGCTCGGCGCACTGGCCACCAGCATAGCGGTCGTAATTATCGCCCGCACAAAGTTTCTGTATGGGGCCTGGGTCGTTATTATCATTATCCCAGTGCTTGTCCTGACATTTCTAAAAATACACCGGCATTATTCTGAAATCACTGCCGAACTGGACCCCAACGGCTGTGCATGTTACCGTAAACTTAATCCCATTATTATCGTGCCCATCGCCAATATAAACAAAGTTGTGATCAATACCATCGAATACGCCAAATCCATGACGGATAATATAATTCCTGTTCACATTTGCATCAGTGAAGAAGGAGCCGGTCGATTAAAAGAAGAGTGGAAGAAATGGAACTTTGGCGTAGATTTGCTGGTTATTCCTTCTCCTTACCGTTCTATCTTCGGGCCTTTGCTGCGGTTTATCGATAGGGTGGAAGCCCGGGCCGGAGAAAACGATAAAGTCACTGTGCTCATCCCCGAATTTGTGCCCCGGAAATGGTGGCATTATTTCCTGCACAATCAAACAGGCATGTGGCTGAAGTTCCTCCTGCTCATGCGCAAAGATATAGTGATCAGTTCTGTTCCCTATCACTTGAAAAAATAA
- a CDS encoding L,D-transpeptidase family protein, with translation MCSLPGPVFATEAKKIIINKKVNKLAYLENGQVSKIFPVATGRTPDLTPEGSFRVVRKVVNPYYNKLKIPGGSPRNPLGARWLGIDARGTSGGTYGIHGTNNPKSIGKYASGGCIRMFNQDVIWLYERTPIGTPVEIINRDWDLEGDGLQKFVELVVNGKTVAQDGEGRAYLEDNRVMVPIRTLAEALDAVITWDAGKKEVTVQQGETQICFVVNSREITVNGIPKIIDKPVIMKHGRAFVHVRVLAEAFGYGVTWDENNCTVVLTKP, from the coding sequence TTGTGCTCATTGCCGGGTCCGGTATTTGCCACTGAAGCAAAAAAGATAATTATCAACAAGAAGGTTAACAAGCTGGCTTATCTGGAAAACGGCCAAGTGAGCAAGATTTTTCCGGTGGCCACGGGGCGCACGCCGGACCTCACGCCTGAAGGTTCTTTCCGGGTGGTCCGTAAAGTGGTCAATCCATATTACAATAAGTTAAAAATACCCGGTGGCAGTCCCAGAAATCCGCTGGGCGCCCGCTGGCTGGGGATTGATGCACGCGGCACCTCGGGCGGAACTTACGGTATTCACGGAACGAATAACCCGAAATCCATCGGGAAATATGCTTCCGGCGGCTGCATCAGGATGTTTAACCAGGATGTTATTTGGCTTTATGAACGGACGCCCATTGGGACGCCGGTGGAAATTATCAACAGAGACTGGGACCTGGAAGGAGACGGGTTACAGAAGTTTGTTGAACTTGTGGTTAACGGAAAGACCGTTGCTCAGGACGGGGAAGGCAGAGCCTATTTGGAAGATAACAGAGTAATGGTTCCCATCCGGACGCTGGCAGAGGCGTTGGACGCTGTAATAACATGGGATGCCGGGAAAAAAGAGGTTACCGTGCAGCAAGGGGAGACGCAGATATGTTTTGTTGTGAACAGCAGGGAAATAACGGTTAACGGTATCCCAAAAATAATAGATAAACCTGTGATTATGAAGCACGGCAGGGCTTTTGTCCATGTCAGGGTCCTGGCCGAGGCTTTTGGCTATGGGGTAACATGGGATGAAAATAACTGTACGGTTGTACTGACGAAACCATAA
- a CDS encoding ABC transporter ATP-binding protein — protein sequence MKQVILCAQDINKFFHTQNGKQIEALKDVGLSVRKHEFVAIVGPSGCGKSTLLNVLAGLYEPDTGQVLINGSPSRSSSVKRGHISQADTLLPWRTIMENVELGLEIRGMAKKERREIAAMLIKQVGLGGFEKSYPFELSGGMRKRAIIIRTLAYAPEIIFMDEPFVGLDVQSRDELMDDILKLWQETKKTILFVTHDLAEAITLADRVILMSARPATVKAEYLVSLPRPRSVAEIKFTPQFIQLHKRIWGDLSNEVMKSYRNEASS from the coding sequence ATGAAGCAGGTGATACTGTGCGCACAAGATATAAACAAATTTTTTCACACTCAGAACGGCAAACAAATCGAGGCTCTCAAAGATGTCGGTCTGTCTGTCAGGAAACACGAATTTGTTGCCATTGTCGGTCCAAGCGGCTGCGGTAAGAGCACCCTGCTAAATGTTTTGGCCGGACTTTATGAACCCGATACCGGCCAGGTTCTTATTAACGGCAGTCCCAGCAGGAGTTCCAGTGTCAAAAGGGGCCACATATCCCAGGCTGATACCCTTCTTCCCTGGCGAACGATAATGGAAAATGTCGAACTTGGACTCGAAATCAGAGGTATGGCCAAAAAAGAAAGAAGAGAAATTGCCGCCATGTTGATTAAACAGGTCGGTTTGGGCGGTTTTGAAAAAAGTTACCCCTTTGAGCTTTCGGGCGGGATGAGGAAGAGAGCTATTATAATCAGGACTCTGGCTTATGCCCCTGAGATAATATTTATGGACGAGCCCTTTGTCGGGCTGGATGTTCAATCAAGAGACGAGCTTATGGATGACATCTTAAAATTATGGCAGGAAACAAAAAAAACCATCTTATTTGTAACCCACGACCTGGCCGAAGCGATAACCCTTGCCGACAGGGTTATTTTGATGAGCGCCCGGCCGGCCACTGTGAAAGCCGAATACCTGGTATCATTGCCCCGCCCCAGATCTGTGGCCGAGATCAAATTCACTCCTCAATTTATTCAGCTTCATAAACGTATTTGGGGAGATTTAAGTAACGAAGTAATGAAATCCTATAGAAATGAGGCGTCTTCATGA
- a CDS encoding ABC transporter permease — MKNVVRANPEVRATVLRIIFVITLILAWELVAEFKIIDPFYISQPSQIFKDLKHLFISGELGKHLTITLKEAFLGLTIGTFLGMAGGFILGRIELLAKIFEPIITALYGIPKLALAPVFVLWFGLGIESKVFLSLLMVFYLVFFNTYGGIKSVDPNLVGAVKLMGANELQLFTKVVLPSCVPWILAGLRGGLGASLLGAIVGEYIGASAGLGWMIQYATGTYQINRVMSCIVLLLFTGLILNTGLKILEKRLLKWRPRVDYDTIS; from the coding sequence ATGAAAAACGTTGTACGTGCAAATCCGGAAGTCAGAGCAACTGTCTTAAGAATTATTTTTGTAATAACGTTGATTTTGGCCTGGGAACTTGTTGCTGAATTTAAAATAATTGACCCATTTTATATCAGTCAGCCCTCACAGATTTTCAAAGATTTAAAACACCTCTTCATATCAGGGGAACTTGGCAAACATCTGACCATTACATTAAAAGAGGCATTCCTGGGTTTGACCATTGGCACATTTTTGGGCATGGCCGGCGGGTTTATCCTTGGGAGAATTGAGTTACTGGCAAAGATTTTTGAGCCGATTATTACGGCTCTTTACGGCATTCCCAAACTGGCGCTGGCTCCCGTTTTCGTCCTCTGGTTCGGGCTTGGTATCGAATCCAAAGTTTTCTTGTCACTCCTGATGGTTTTTTATCTCGTTTTCTTTAATACCTACGGAGGGATTAAAAGCGTTGACCCAAACCTGGTTGGAGCAGTCAAGTTAATGGGCGCAAATGAACTTCAGTTATTTACAAAAGTCGTTTTGCCTTCGTGCGTCCCCTGGATTTTGGCAGGGCTCCGGGGAGGGCTGGGCGCTTCCCTGCTTGGGGCTATCGTTGGGGAATATATAGGTGCCAGCGCCGGCTTGGGATGGATGATTCAATATGCAACCGGAACGTATCAGATCAACCGGGTAATGTCCTGTATAGTATTACTCCTCTTTACCGGGCTGATCCTGAACACGGGGTTAAAAATTCTGGAGAAACGCCTTTTAAAATGGCGTCCCCGTGTTGATTACGATACTATCTCATAG
- a CDS encoding ABC transporter substrate-binding protein has protein sequence MRRKVLLSTVLAALMLITPFLAGCAKQPAGQTKATANTGEPTEKQPKLQKVVVAEATRGEYWLPVYLAHQLGYFKEEGLEAEFVTYKDGPLALLGLVSGDAQFCIIGFEPVLRAYEQGKKTKVILTTTYNQPYMFATRKGINKISDLKGKVIFAGMPSSAPYAFARAVLKTAGLDPDKDVTFANLEYGAEIAALSKGEIDGTYVRASRYPEFTAIGANILVDATDPPQHKKIFGSERYEAMTVQVTDDFIKTNPETVQKFVNAVVKAMKWQFDHSDEEVAAKIAPLFPGRKIDARLINTVKRSLSPDGYFTKEGYATVERFCKDVGLITKPVPFEEVIDQSFIKKAHETLGK, from the coding sequence ATGAGACGCAAAGTACTTTTGAGCACCGTGCTAGCAGCGCTAATGTTGATAACGCCTTTTTTAGCGGGTTGCGCTAAACAACCGGCAGGGCAAACAAAGGCGACGGCAAACACCGGTGAGCCAACTGAAAAACAACCAAAACTCCAAAAAGTTGTAGTAGCTGAAGCTACCAGGGGCGAGTACTGGCTCCCTGTCTATCTTGCCCACCAACTGGGTTATTTTAAAGAGGAAGGTCTGGAAGCAGAATTTGTCACATATAAAGACGGGCCTTTGGCGCTACTTGGATTAGTCAGCGGAGATGCCCAGTTTTGTATCATTGGTTTTGAACCTGTATTGAGGGCTTATGAGCAGGGTAAAAAAACAAAAGTTATTTTAACAACTACATATAACCAGCCTTATATGTTCGCCACACGAAAAGGCATTAACAAAATCAGCGATCTCAAAGGCAAAGTTATTTTTGCCGGTATGCCGAGTTCAGCACCATACGCCTTTGCCAGGGCTGTACTGAAAACTGCCGGTTTGGACCCCGATAAAGACGTAACCTTCGCCAATTTAGAGTATGGCGCTGAAATAGCAGCCCTGAGCAAGGGGGAAATTGACGGTACCTATGTACGTGCCTCAAGGTACCCTGAATTTACGGCCATTGGCGCAAATATCCTGGTTGATGCCACTGACCCACCACAGCACAAAAAAATATTTGGCTCGGAAAGATATGAGGCTATGACTGTTCAGGTCACTGATGACTTTATTAAAACAAATCCCGAAACCGTTCAAAAGTTTGTAAATGCCGTGGTGAAAGCTATGAAGTGGCAATTTGATCATTCCGATGAAGAAGTCGCTGCCAAGATTGCCCCGCTTTTCCCGGGAAGGAAAATCGATGCCAGGTTAATCAATACTGTAAAGCGTTCCCTCTCTCCCGACGGTTATTTTACGAAAGAAGGATATGCAACTGTAGAGAGGTTCTGTAAGGATGTCGGTCTTATTACCAAACCGGTGCCTTTTGAAGAAGTAATCGACCAGTCGTTTATTAAAAAGGCCCATGAAACACTTGGTAAATAG
- a CDS encoding molybdopterin-containing oxidoreductase family protein, giving the protein MGDNNWQVKLCEGIPEVKLAQSVCDMCNGNCGGSCGINLFIKKDMLIKTSGRQGHPLSHGYICAKGMLIPEILNAPDRLRHPLKKDGKGRFREISWDEAFSLITRQLKDIKAKYGAESLAVHVGHAGVRKEFTPYVELFCRLFGTPNFSTSGSHCYLSKLIANEITCGSLPVPDLPNSKCVILWGYNPKESYPPVKRIINEARKKGTGLIVVDPRATSTARESDLHLQLRPGTDTALALGLLNVIIGENLYDREFVDKWTIGFSELLQHIRQYPPEEVAKITWVPADKIRKAARMYASCKPASIASGIAPELLTNGFQAERAMSVLQAITGNLDIPGGAIFTPPPKLSPVLVETATEKPAIGKEEFPLFHKYTNRAQANLYPRAILEGRPYPIKGLIVVGSNPVLTWPDAGKVKRALGKLEFLAVMDLFLTETAKLADLVLPAATFWERDEIWDHSYIIGDPRLGIAQKALPVGDVITDWAFWRELTTRLGYGQKFSPKTEYEAINFRLKPLGLDFEQLAECPNGYIYQEKQYKKYEEEGFNTPSGKVEIYSKQLENHGYYPLPTYHEPGESPWSTPEIARDYPFILSTGARALSYIHSRYRNLPSFRKRAYEPLVEMNRKTAEKLKIKDGELIAVESLRGRIELKAKLTEELHPQVIYVPHGWAEANVNLLTDDTVLDPVTGFPAFRALLARVRKINLSHHKSPAL; this is encoded by the coding sequence ATGGGCGATAATAATTGGCAAGTTAAACTCTGCGAGGGGATACCAGAAGTTAAGTTAGCTCAGTCAGTCTGCGACATGTGCAACGGAAACTGTGGCGGAAGCTGCGGGATTAATCTTTTCATAAAAAAAGATATGCTCATTAAAACCTCAGGCCGGCAGGGGCATCCTCTCAGTCACGGGTATATTTGTGCAAAGGGAATGCTCATTCCGGAAATCTTAAACGCCCCGGATCGGCTCCGGCATCCCCTGAAAAAAGACGGTAAGGGCCGGTTTAGGGAAATATCCTGGGATGAAGCCTTCTCTCTGATCACACGGCAGTTAAAAGATATTAAGGCCAAATATGGAGCAGAATCCCTGGCCGTTCACGTTGGCCATGCAGGAGTAAGAAAAGAATTCACCCCTTATGTGGAACTGTTTTGCAGGCTGTTCGGAACGCCGAACTTTTCCACGAGCGGGAGCCACTGCTACCTCTCCAAATTAATCGCCAATGAAATTACCTGCGGCAGCCTGCCGGTTCCGGACCTGCCAAACAGCAAATGTGTAATTCTCTGGGGGTACAACCCAAAAGAATCCTATCCTCCGGTGAAGCGTATTATCAACGAGGCACGCAAAAAGGGGACCGGGCTCATTGTAGTAGACCCCAGGGCAACCTCAACGGCAAGAGAATCCGACCTCCATCTCCAACTTCGCCCTGGGACTGACACAGCCCTGGCTCTTGGCCTGCTTAACGTAATCATCGGGGAAAATCTCTATGACCGTGAGTTCGTTGACAAATGGACCATTGGTTTCAGTGAGCTTCTTCAGCATATCCGGCAATATCCTCCGGAAGAAGTGGCAAAGATTACATGGGTACCGGCGGATAAAATCAGAAAGGCTGCCCGCATGTATGCGTCCTGTAAACCGGCCAGTATTGCTTCCGGAATCGCACCGGAACTTCTCACCAACGGGTTTCAGGCCGAACGGGCCATGTCTGTGTTACAGGCAATAACGGGTAACCTGGACATACCAGGAGGGGCTATCTTTACCCCACCGCCGAAATTGTCTCCTGTATTGGTAGAAACTGCAACAGAAAAGCCGGCCATTGGCAAAGAAGAGTTCCCCTTATTTCATAAATATACTAATCGTGCCCAGGCTAACTTGTATCCAAGAGCAATTCTCGAAGGCAGGCCATACCCTATAAAAGGTTTAATAGTTGTTGGAAGTAATCCTGTTTTAACTTGGCCTGACGCCGGAAAAGTTAAAAGAGCACTGGGTAAATTAGAGTTTCTGGCGGTCATGGACCTGTTTCTGACGGAAACAGCTAAACTTGCTGATCTGGTTCTCCCTGCAGCAACGTTCTGGGAACGCGATGAAATATGGGACCATTCCTACATAATAGGCGACCCAAGGTTGGGAATAGCTCAAAAAGCACTACCAGTCGGAGACGTTATAACTGACTGGGCCTTTTGGCGAGAATTGACCACCAGGCTGGGATACGGGCAGAAATTCTCACCCAAAACCGAGTATGAAGCAATTAATTTTAGATTAAAACCATTAGGCCTTGATTTTGAACAACTGGCTGAGTGTCCGAACGGCTATATTTATCAGGAAAAGCAATACAAAAAATATGAAGAAGAGGGATTTAATACTCCCTCAGGAAAAGTTGAAATCTATTCCAAACAGTTGGAAAACCACGGGTATTATCCTCTGCCAACATATCACGAGCCTGGTGAAAGTCCCTGGTCCACGCCCGAAATTGCCAGAGATTATCCGTTTATTCTCAGCACCGGGGCGAGGGCTCTCAGTTATATCCATTCCCGCTACCGTAACCTGCCTTCATTCCGTAAACGGGCGTATGAGCCCTTAGTTGAAATGAACAGAAAAACAGCCGAAAAGCTAAAGATAAAAGACGGAGAGTTGATTGCCGTTGAGTCCCTGAGAGGAAGAATTGAGCTCAAGGCAAAGTTAACAGAGGAGCTACATCCTCAAGTGATCTATGTTCCCCATGGCTGGGCCGAGGCCAATGTAAACCTTTTAACCGATGATACCGTTCTTGATCCTGTCACCGGTTTTCCGGCATTTAGGGCACTTTTGGCCCGGGTAAGAAAAATAAACCTTTCGCACCATAAAAGCCCCGCCTTGTAG
- a CDS encoding type II toxin-antitoxin system HicA family toxin — protein sequence MFLAYQVTVPHPKKDVDPKTLRNLLKQAGLE from the coding sequence ATGTTTTTAGCCTACCAGGTAACAGTTCCTCATCCGAAGAAGGACGTTGACCCCAAGACTTTAAGAAACTTACTAAAACAGGCGGGGCTTGAATAA
- a CDS encoding HepT-like ribonuclease domain-containing protein, producing the protein MSNDARNVDILEHIIKYCDEIYKTIEYFGNSFEIFKANSIYRNAVSMCILQIGELSGHLSDSFKEMHNGVPWKNIKGMRNFIAHKYGDISISTVWEAVSDDVPKLRDYCNSILRKYRVLEQPALEEKNGR; encoded by the coding sequence ATGAGCAATGATGCAAGAAACGTTGATATTTTGGAGCATATTATAAAATATTGTGATGAAATTTATAAAACAATAGAGTATTTTGGCAATTCCTTTGAAATTTTTAAGGCTAATTCCATTTATAGAAATGCAGTATCAATGTGCATCCTTCAAATTGGTGAGCTGTCTGGTCATTTATCTGATAGCTTTAAAGAAATGCATAATGGAGTTCCGTGGAAGAACATTAAGGGAATGAGAAACTTTATAGCGCACAAATATGGAGATATAAGTATTTCGACAGTTTGGGAAGCTGTTTCTGATGATGTGCCGAAACTAAGGGACTATTGCAATTCGATTTTAAGAAAATACCGTGTGCTTGAACAGCCTGCTTTAGAGGAGAAAAATGGGAGATAA
- a CDS encoding nucleotidyltransferase family protein, with amino-acid sequence MTKHIYTIDEIRNIVSEVAKQYGVERVTLFGSYARGEARPGSDIDLRIDKGRIRGLFQLSGFHIDLEEKFKTHVDVIVSDSLDEKFLKRISREEILLYEQ; translated from the coding sequence ATGACGAAACATATATACACCATTGATGAAATACGGAACATTGTAAGTGAAGTTGCAAAGCAGTATGGGGTTGAAAGGGTAACTTTATTTGGGTCCTATGCCAGAGGTGAGGCAAGGCCTGGCAGTGACATTGACCTGCGTATTGATAAGGGGAGAATACGTGGGCTATTCCAGCTTTCTGGCTTTCATATTGACCTTGAGGAGAAATTTAAAACGCATGTTGATGTAATCGTTAGTGACAGCCTTGATGAGAAATTTTTAAAAAGAATAAGCAGAGAGGAGATTTTGCTTTATGAGCAATGA